The genomic window GTGCGATCAAAAATTATAACGTAATGGGTGTTGCGAAAGCTTCACTTGATGCAAGTGTTAAGTATTTAGCTAATGATCTTGGTAAATCCGGTATTCGCGTTAACTCTATTTCAGCAGGTCCTATTCGGACACTATCAGCAAAAGGGGTAAGTGATTTCAACTCCATCTTAAAAGAAATCGAAGAACGCTCTCCGTTACGTAGAACAACAACCCCGGAAGAGGTTGGAGATACAGCTGCTTTTTTATTTAGTGATCTATCTCGCGGAATCACTGGTGAAAATATTCATGTTGATTCAGGCTTTCATATTGTATAAGACTATAATTAGTTAGCCTTTAATTTAAGTGATTTTAATTAACTGCCCGCTCACACGCTGTGAAGCGGTTTTTTTTCGTAAAAGAATGCCCGTAAAGCATTATCTGTTAGAGAATATTCTTCATATAGGAAACGAAATCCCTTACTTTGCATACATATAGGATGAACCCATTTGTATGTGGAGGTGGATAAATATGCCCAAAAAGAAAGAAAAAGAACCATTTTTTCATATAACACAGCCTGGAATAAAAATCCCACAAGCGAATATGCAGGAAATTTTCTCAAGTAAAAAAGCTGAAAAGCAAAAGAAAGATCACTCTGCTCATCCAAAAGGAAAAGATCAGAAAGAACATGAATTGAAGGAGGAAAAGACACTAAGCGAACAAGTTGAGAGTAAGTTGAAAGATGCAGCTTTGGCAGGCAAGGATAGTGAAAAAAAGGTTCAAGAAATAATTGAAAATTTTGAGGCTGAAAATAGCAATAAAGAAGGTGATTCTCCCTTTGCATCCCATATTAAAAGGAAGCCAGGCCCATCTTTTAAAAGGCTAAAAAGCTTTAAAGATATGAACACGATCGAGAGATTAAATTATTTAATTGATTTTCCAAAGCAATTACCGCCTGTTCCTTGTATTTTTGAAACAGAGAAAGAATCATGGAGAGGAATACTTGTCGGAAAAGCAGAGGAAACCATTGAAATTAAAATGTTCGATGGGAAAACGAAATCCATTGAAATTCAAACATTAAAAGAAATACGAATGTCAGGTTTAAGAAAATAAAATAAAATAAAATAAAATAAAAAATAGCCAGCCGCATAAAAACGACTGGCTCCTTTTTTGTATCATTTTATTGACAAACTCTTAAATCTACATCGGCGATACATTGTACAGCGCAGAAGCATTTTAAATCAACTGTAATACAGTCATTAGTACTGCGGAAATTGTCTACATCGCAAACTTTTGATAAATCAATGCAGCAGTCTTTTACTAAGTTCACAGTTTTAACGTTTTGCATTTGGTTTTGCCCTTGCTGATCTCTATCTCCTCTGTTTTCCATCTTAATTGGTTCTAAAACACGAAGAACTGCACAGCAGTTGTCAAATACATCTTCAACGCGGAAGAAAATCGATACGCATGCATTATCTTTATTGTCTTTCCCGTCTCTCCCATCTCTCCCGTTTCTATTTCTGTTACCGGTGAAAAATGCATGGAATGGAGTTCCGTCTGCTGTACTTAAAACGATTACGCGTGTATCCGCGCGCATTGGTCTTCCCTTTGACGAAGGAGAGATTGCTCCAAGCGGTTCTAGAAAGCAGTTGGATGGGCATTCGCATACTTCTTCTGCATTTTCTTGAATATCTTTTATCGCACGGACTACTTCGCATACACAGTTATTGTGTTTGAAGTCGTCTTTTTTTCCACAACTCATTTTAGTTTCCTCCTTATTTGATTCTTGTGATACTACACTAATAACATATTGCTGAAGTGCCCTATGGGTTACGGACAAACGCCTTGTTTTATTAAAAAATAGGCAATTTTTTTACGAAAGGGTGTAAATAGCTTGGAATTATCCCTAATGGAATTACTGATACTAGCCCTGGCAAGCTTTAGACTAACTAGGTTATTGGTCTTTGATAAAATAACAGAATTCTTGAGAAGGCC from Bacillus sp. DTU_2020_1000418_1_SI_GHA_SEK_038 includes these protein-coding regions:
- a CDS encoding CotO family spore coat protein, translated to MPKKKEKEPFFHITQPGIKIPQANMQEIFSSKKAEKQKKDHSAHPKGKDQKEHELKEEKTLSEQVESKLKDAALAGKDSEKKVQEIIENFEAENSNKEGDSPFASHIKRKPGPSFKRLKSFKDMNTIERLNYLIDFPKQLPPVPCIFETEKESWRGILVGKAEETIEIKMFDGKTKSIEIQTLKEIRMSGLRK
- a CDS encoding CotY/CotZ family spore coat protein, giving the protein MSCGKKDDFKHNNCVCEVVRAIKDIQENAEEVCECPSNCFLEPLGAISPSSKGRPMRADTRVIVLSTADGTPFHAFFTGNRNRNGRDGRDGKDNKDNACVSIFFRVEDVFDNCCAVLRVLEPIKMENRGDRDQQGQNQMQNVKTVNLVKDCCIDLSKVCDVDNFRSTNDCITVDLKCFCAVQCIADVDLRVCQ